The sequence CCCGAACTGCTCCCGCTCGCCCGCGTACCGGACGGACAGGTCCAGCGCCCGGGCCATCGCCCCCGTCAGCTGGACGGCCCGCGCCAGCGCGCCGCGCCGCCGCAGTTCGGCCGCGTCCACCGCGCACGGCGCCGCCTCCTCCGCCGGGACGCCGGACAGGACGACGTCGTCGCGCGGCTCGCCCGCGACGTTCGCGCCCTCGGTGATCTGCGCCCGCGCCGGATCGACGGCGGCGACGACGCCGTCGCCGAGGACGACCAGCGACTGTGCCGAACGTGCCCAGGGGACCCGGCGGAACGTCCCGCTCAGGACGAGGCCGCCGCGGCCTCTCACCGCCTCGACCTCGCCGGACATGACGGTGAGAGCGCCGGGGGCCGCCCGCTGCCCGGCATCGGCGAGCAGCCGCCCGGCCAGCAGGGTCTCGGCCAGGGGCACGCCCGCGGCGTGATACCCGGCCGCGCGCAGGACGGCGGCGGCGTCGGCGGGGTCACCGCCGCTCCCGCCCGCCTCCTCCGGCACTCCGGCCAGCGTCAGACCGGACTCCTCCAGCGCCCGCCACGGGTCGCCGCCGGCGAGGATCTCGTTCGCGGTCTCTTCCAGAAGCCCCATCAGCGCACTCCCAGGCCGCGGGCGACGATGCCGCGCAGGATCTCGTTGGTGCCGCCCCGCAGCGTGAACCCGGGCGCCTGGACGACCGACTCCGCCAGCGCGCGCGCCAGCGGGTCGGGGGAGCCGGGGTCGGGCTCCACGCCCGCGTGCTCGCGCACCGCCTCGATGACCTCGCGCTCGAACCGCGTCCCGAGGTCCTTGACGAGGGCCGCGGCCAGGTCGGGGGTCTCGCCCCGGGCGAGGGCGCCCGCGACGCCCAGCGACGCCTGCCGCAGCGCCCACAGGCGCGCGGTCAGCCCGCCGAGCGCCCGCCGCGCCGCGGGACCTGCGGCGCGGCCGTGCAGGAGCCGGATGAGCATGAACGTGCTGAGCAGCCGTTCGGGGCCGCTGCGCTCGTGGGCCAGCTCGGCTGTGACCTGCCGCCACCCGTCCCCGGCGCGGCCGAGGACGAGCGCGTCCGGCACGAAGACGCCGTCGAGCACGACCTCGTTGAAGTGGTGCTCGCCGGACAGCCCCCGGATCGGCCTGATCGTCACGCGGTCGTCCGGCAGGGGCACGATGAACTGGCCGAGGCCCGCGTGCCGGTCCTGCGAGCGGGGGGCGCTCCGGGCCAGGACGAGGATCGCGTGCGCGAGGTGGGCGCCGCTCGTCCACACCTTGGCGCCGCGCAGCCGCCACCCGCCGCCGTCGCGCTCGGCGCGGGTCCGGACCGATGCCAGGTCGGAGCCGGAGTCGGGCTCGCTCATCCCGATCGCGAAGAAGCACTCGCCGCGCGCGATCGCCGGCAGGAACCGCTTCTTCTGCTCCTCGGTGCCGTGGGCCAGGATGGACGGGCCGGTCTGCCGGTCGGCGATCCAGTGCGCGCCCACCGGGGCGCCGGCGGCCAGCAGTTCCTCGATCACCACGAACCGCTCCAGCGGTGAGCGCCCGTGCCCGCCGTAGCGCTCGGGGAGCGTCATGCCCAGCCAGCCGCGCTCGCCCAGCAGGCGGCTGAAGGCGGGGTCGGCGCCGGTGAGCCAGCTGTCGCAGCGGGCCGTGAAGGGCGTCTCGGCCAGGAACTCCCGCACCCGGGCCCGCAGCGCGGCGGCCTCGGGCGGGAGCGTGCCGGGGGTCAGGCCGGGCAGTGCCGCCACATGCGCCTCCTCTGTCCAGGGGGACGTTACAGACGTGCCCCAACCCGTCGGTCAGCGGCCCCTTACACAAGGCCGCCTGGCGGGGTGGACGGTTCTCTGGGATCGTGTCGTCCTGCACAGGCGTTCCGCAGGGGGAGAAGATATGTGGCCCGGGTCCAACCCGCCGATGGGACCGCCGCCTGTAGGACAGGGCCAGCCGGAACCGGGCTGGACGCCGCGGCGGCAGCGCATCAGTCCGAGCGCCGGATGGTACGCACTGCCGATCGTCCTGGTCCTGGTCGCCGTCATCGGTTTCTTCACGGTGCTGGCGCTCCTCTGGGACGACTCGGAGGCCGCTGAAGGCCCGGCGGCCGTGGGCGACCCGGCGACCGGGGTCAGCCTTCGGCTCTCGGAGGGCTACGGCTACTTCGTCTACGTCCGGGAGGGCGGCCCGTCCCCGTACGCGTGCCGGGTCGAGGCGGGGGAGCGGTCCGGGCCCGTCCAGCTCACGCGGAAGAACTCCTGGAGCGCCTCCGACCACACGTCCTACCGCTACACCGCCACGTTCACGGCGCCGGTGTCGGGCGACGCCCGGCTGACGTGCCGGGGCGCCGACGGGCCGATCCTCGTGACGCCGGACGACACCGCCCACGGCTACCTCGGCCTCGCCCTGCTGACCGCGCTCGGCCTCGGCGGTCTCGCCGCCGTCGCCTTCGTCGTGACCATCCTCAGGCGCGGCGGGGCCAAGCGCCGGGCCGCGACGACCGCGGGCCCCTACTTCTGACCACCTGACCCTGGCCGGGCCAGTGGGAAGCGGGGCTCCGGCTCATGCCGTCAGTTCGCGCTCCAGCGGGGTGCGGAACCGGGGGATCGCGCGGACGTCGCCGAACCACTCCGCCATGCGCGCCGCCTCCCGCTCGACGGCGGACTCGGCGTCGGCGCCGACGTCCTCCAGGAGGCGGACGGCGATCTCGCCGTCTCTGCGCTGCGCCCATCCGCCGACGATGCGGCCGTCCCACCAGACCGACGGCCCGATGTTGCCGTTGCGGTCGAACAGCCGCGGGCGGTGGGCGCCGAGGAACCAGCCGCGCTCCTGCCAGCCCATCGGGGTCGGGTCGAGCGCGGGCAGCAGCGCCGCCCACGGCTCCGGAGCGGGCGCGGGTTCCAGGTCGTCGGACAGGACGATGCCGGTGGCGCCGTCGAGGTCGACCTCGGTGACGTCCAGCAGGGCGAGGGCCTTCTTGACGTCGCCGGCGGTCCAGCCCGTCCACCACTTCAGGTCCGCGGCCGGCGCGGGCCCGAACGCGCGCAGCCAGCGGCGGACGAGGTCGGCGCGGGCCTCGGCGGCCGGGAGGTCCTCGATGCCGCCGGGCAGCCACGTCTCGACGGGCGACCACATGTACTGGCTGCTCGTCCACGACCCGTTCGGCCGCCCCCGCACGATGCGGCCCTCGCAGCCGAGCGTGACCAGGACCCAGGTGGTGATGTTCGTGGGCCGCGAGTAGGACTTGCCGGGTGCCGGATCGACCTGCGTCCGCAGCAGGGGCACGTCCGCGCTGAGCTGGGCCCCCGTCGCCTCACCGCGCGCCAGCAGCGCCGCGTGGGCGGCCTCCTCGGCCCTGGTGAACAGGGCCGGAGCGTCGGCGATGTCGCTGCCGCGCCCGATCATCCGCGCGTAGGTGGCGCGCTGCCTGGCCGCCAGCCCGTTCGCCGTGGACGCCTGCAGCACCGGGACCAGATCGGTCGGCGCGACGAACATCGTCCGGCGCATCGCGAGCATCCGCAGCAGCGTGCGGTCGCCGTACAGGGCCTTCTCCACCGCCGCCGGGACGGCGTGGACGCTGCGCGCCGCGACCGACAGGAAGACGGTGGCCGGATCCGTGGCGTGCAGCACCAGCACGGACCGGGCGATGTCGAGGACGTCGTCGGTCCTGGCCGGGGCGGAGAGCCGGTGGCGGAGCGCGAGACGGGCCCGGCGCTCCGCCCTGTTCATCGAACGCATGAGCGAATACTAGACCGGGTCAGCCGCTGTTGGAGATCTTCACCACCACCTGGTCCTTGGTGACGGACTGCACCGAGACGTCGAAGCCCTCGGCCTGCTGCCCGTCCCCGACCGGCACCGTCACCGTCTGCCCGCCGATCTTGAGGGTGACCATCTCGCCCTGCACCTTCACCAGCTCGGCCTTCACGCCGAGGATGGACGCGCTCGCGTCGACGCCGCGGTCGAAGGTCACCGTGCACGAGTTGACGCTGCAGGAGGTCTTGCTGTTCTCGCCGCCGCACGCGGCCGCGGCGCCGAGGGGCAGCAGGACGAACGGGAGGACGGCCAGCTTCCGCCGAAGGGGAAAGGAGGTCGAGGTCATGTCGGCGAGTCTAGGCGGGCGCGGCGGCCTCCCGCGCCCTCCGCGAGGCGGATCCGCAGGACGCGAATCCGGCACTGCGCGGTGATGGCGCTGGATCTCGGGATGACCTCGTGTTTCGCTGGACGGGTGAACTTCACCGAAGGGGCGGACGCAGCTGGCGGGGTGAGCTGGGACGATGCCGTGGACGCGCCGATGCTCGGCCCGGTGGTGTGCGCCGCGCTCGGCATGGAGGCGCGCGCGATCCGGCGCGGCCTCACCCGGACGCCGGTCGTGGTCGTCGGCTACCGGGCGCGGCGCGCCGACCGGCTCCCGGCCGCCTGCGCCGCCCTCGTCGTCGCCGGGTTCGGCGGCGCGCTCGACGAGCGGCTGCGGCCCGGCGACGTCCTCGTCGCCGACGAGATCCGCGCCGCCGGCCCGGGCGGGAAGGCGGTGCCGTGCGCCGCGCCGCGCCTGCTCGCCGAGGAGATGATCCAAGACGGTCTGAGCGTGCAGGTCGGCCCCCTGGTCACCACCGACCGCGTCGTCCGGGGCGCGGAGCGCGCCCTGCTGGCGGCGCAGGGCGCTCGGCTGGCGGACATGGAGTCGGCGCTCGTCGCCGAGCGCGCCGGACCGCTTCCGGTCGCGGCCGTCCGCGTCGTCGTCGACGGCCCGCGGCACCCGCTGTGGCACCCGGGCATCGTCCGCCGCGGGCTGGCGGGACGGCGCGTGCTGGCCCGCGTCGGCCCCGCCCTGGAACGCTGGAGCGTCCTGCTCGTGCGGGGCGAGGAGGGCACGAGCGAGGGGAGCCCGGCCGGCCGGGCCTGACCGCCGCTCAGCCGTGCCCCGAACCGTGCCCCGAACCGTGGCCGTCCCCCTGGACGATCTTGCCGCCGAGATCCCCGCGCAGCGACTCCAGGGTCTGCTGCTGGCTGACCGCCACCCAGCGCGCCCCGACCAGATACGTCCCGCCCCAGGGCTTGGCCTCCTCCAGCCAGGCGTTCATGCCGTTGTCGGAGGTGAAGCTCAGCAGGACGTAGCGTCCCCGCGCGGTCTTGCAGTTCCCCTGCTCCAGATCCTTGACCTTGCGCTTCCCGGTCAGGGAGCAGTCCGTCTGCTGCGCCAGCTCGGCCAGGCTCGCCGGCTTGGCGGCCTTGC is a genomic window of Actinomadura citrea containing:
- a CDS encoding acyl-CoA dehydrogenase family protein, with protein sequence MGLLEETANEILAGGDPWRALEESGLTLAGVPEEAGGSGGDPADAAAVLRAAGYHAAGVPLAETLLAGRLLADAGQRAAPGALTVMSGEVEAVRGRGGLVLSGTFRRVPWARSAQSLVVLGDGVVAAVDPARAQITEGANVAGEPRDDVVLSGVPAEEAAPCAVDAAELRRRGALARAVQLTGAMARALDLSVRYAGEREQFGRPIGRFQAVQQMLAELAGEATVADVAVRAAVRAPADPFAVAAAKANASRAAGAVAAIAHQVHGALGVTEEHPLRRVTLRLWSWREEYGNETAWADDLGAALAAAPDPWTLVTGT
- a CDS encoding acyl-CoA dehydrogenase family protein, which encodes MAALPGLTPGTLPPEAAALRARVREFLAETPFTARCDSWLTGADPAFSRLLGERGWLGMTLPERYGGHGRSPLERFVVIEELLAAGAPVGAHWIADRQTGPSILAHGTEEQKKRFLPAIARGECFFAIGMSEPDSGSDLASVRTRAERDGGGWRLRGAKVWTSGAHLAHAILVLARSAPRSQDRHAGLGQFIVPLPDDRVTIRPIRGLSGEHHFNEVVLDGVFVPDALVLGRAGDGWRQVTAELAHERSGPERLLSTFMLIRLLHGRAAGPAARRALGGLTARLWALRQASLGVAGALARGETPDLAAALVKDLGTRFEREVIEAVREHAGVEPDPGSPDPLARALAESVVQAPGFTLRGGTNEILRGIVARGLGVR
- a CDS encoding winged helix DNA-binding domain-containing protein, with the translated sequence MRSMNRAERRARLALRHRLSAPARTDDVLDIARSVLVLHATDPATVFLSVAARSVHAVPAAVEKALYGDRTLLRMLAMRRTMFVAPTDLVPVLQASTANGLAARQRATYARMIGRGSDIADAPALFTRAEEAAHAALLARGEATGAQLSADVPLLRTQVDPAPGKSYSRPTNITTWVLVTLGCEGRIVRGRPNGSWTSSQYMWSPVETWLPGGIEDLPAAEARADLVRRWLRAFGPAPAADLKWWTGWTAGDVKKALALLDVTEVDLDGATGIVLSDDLEPAPAPEPWAALLPALDPTPMGWQERGWFLGAHRPRLFDRNGNIGPSVWWDGRIVGGWAQRRDGEIAVRLLEDVGADAESAVEREAARMAEWFGDVRAIPRFRTPLERELTA
- a CDS encoding 1-hydroxy-2-methyl-2-butenyl 4-diphosphate reductase, whose translation is MNFTEGADAAGGVSWDDAVDAPMLGPVVCAALGMEARAIRRGLTRTPVVVVGYRARRADRLPAACAALVVAGFGGALDERLRPGDVLVADEIRAAGPGGKAVPCAAPRLLAEEMIQDGLSVQVGPLVTTDRVVRGAERALLAAQGARLADMESALVAERAGPLPVAAVRVVVDGPRHPLWHPGIVRRGLAGRRVLARVGPALERWSVLLVRGEEGTSEGSPAGRA